CCCAGTCCTTCGCCGTGGCCGCCGAGTGCCTTGCGCACGGCCTCCTTGGCGGCGATGCGGCCCGCCATGCAGGAGGCACGGTGGCGCGGCGATGTGCCCTCGCACAGGGCCAGTTCGTTGACGGTGAAGAACCGCTCCACGAGCCGCTGCCCGCGCCGCTCGGCCATCGCGCGCAGGCGCTCGACGTCGACGATGTCGATGCCGACCGCGCGGATGCCGGACGACCGGGGCAGGACGCCCCGCGCGGTCAACGCCTCAGCAACAGACATGCGTTGACACCTCCCAGGCCGCGCGAGACCACGAGCGTGTGCGCGCAGTCGGCCATGGGGCGCGCCTGTCCCGCGACGAGGTCGAGGTCGATGCCGGGTGCGGGGCGGTCCAGGTTCACGGTCGGCGGAAGCACGCCGTCGCGCATGGCCCGCAGGGCGAGCGCCGCGTCGGCGGGTGCCGCGGCTCCCAGGAGGTGACCGAAGCCCGACTTGGGCGCGGTCACGGGGAGTTGGCGTGCGACGTACGGGCCGAAGGCCTCGTGCAGCGCGTACCCCTCCGTCACGTCCTCGAAGGGGATGCCCGAGCCGTGCGCGAAGACCGCTCCGATGTCGCTGCCGGAGATCCCGGCGCGTTCCGTCGCGGTCCGCATGGCGCGGCCCAGGACCTGCCCGGTCGGCTCGACCGTGTAGTACGGCATGTAGCCGTCGGTGCTCACGCCCCAGCCCGCCAGCTCGCCCAGGATCCGCGCCCCGCGCCGCTCGGCGTGCTCGCGGCGCTCCATGACCAGGAACACCGCGCCCTCGCCGAAGACGCTGCCGCCGTGGCCCGCGTCGAACGGCCGGTACAGCTCGTGCGGCCCGAGCGAGCCGCGCGACTTGGCGCCGAGCCCGCTGGTCTCCATGCAGAGCCAGCCGTACGGCGACAGGGGCGCCTCCACGCCGCCCGCGATCACGATGTCCGCGCGGTCGCGCAGCAGTGTCTCGGCTCCGCCGATCAGCGCGTACGCGCCGCTGGCCCGGTCGGCGACGAACGTGCGCGCCGGGCCCTTGATGCCCTGGTCGATGCAGATGTTGCCCTGCGGCGCCGCCGGGAACCAGGCGGTCGCCTGGTAGGGGCTGACCGCGCGCGGCCCGTCTGTCCAAAGGTGGCGCAGCTCGCGCTCGGCGAACTCCCAGCCGCCGAGGATGTTGCCGACCATGACGCCGGTGCGCTCGGCGGACGCGTCCTCGCCCACGGTGACGCGGGCGTCCGCGAGGGCCTGCCGCACGGCGTGCACGGACAGGTGCGTGAAGCGGTCGGTGCGCTTGACGAAGCGGGACGGGAGTTCCGCCGCGGCGTCGAAGTCCGCCTGGCCCGCGGCCGATGTGGCGTACCCCGAGGCGTCGAAGCGGTCGATGGCAGCGACTTGCGGGACGCCGTCGCGTGCGCTGTCCCAGAGGGGGTCGATGCCGGTGCCCGCGGGCGTGACCGCGCCGATGCCGGTGATGACGACGCTCATCGGTGCGCCCCTTCCCGTACGGCCCGGGTGACGAGCGCGGCGTGCAGCCCCGCGAATCCGCTGGCGCCCTTGAGGATCGCCTCGCCGTGCCAGGGGCGGCCTTCGCCCGGGACGTAGTCGAGGTCGCAGGTCGGATCGGGGTTCTCGTAGTTGGCGGTCGGGTGGACGAAGGAGTGCTTGCCCGCGAGAGCGCAGAGCACGATCTCCATGGCGCTCGCGGCGGCCAGCGCGTGGCCGACCATCGACTTCGCCGAGTTCACCGGGATCTGCCGGGCGCGCTCACCGAGGGCGAGCTTGAGTGCGCTGGTCTCGCAGGTGTCGTTCTGCGGGGTCGAGCTGCCGTGCGAGCTGACGTGATCGATGTCCTGGGGACGCAGGCCGGCCTCCGCTACGGCCTGTGTCATGGCGCGGGTCAGATCCTCGCCGTCGGACAGCAGATCGGTCATGTGCGCGGCGTTGGAGGTGTGCGAGAAGCCGTCGACCGTCAAGTAGGGGGCTGCGCCCCGGCGTTCGGCGTGCTCGCGCGACTCCAGTACGACGATGCCGCAGCCCTCGCCGAGCACGAAGCCGTCGCGGCCCGCGTCGTACGGACGTGACGCGGCCTCGGGGCGGTCGGCGTGCGCGCGCGAGAGGCAGTTGATGATCTCGAAGGACGCCACCGTCACCGGGGTGATGGGCGCCTCCGTGGCCCCCGCGATCATCACGTCCGCGTCCCCGTGGCGGATCGCGTCGTAGGCGTGGCCGATCGCGTCGACGCCGCCGATGCAACCCGTCGACAGGGTCACGCACGGGCCCTGCATGCCGAGCAGCGCCGAGAGGATCGTGCCGGGGGTGTTCGACATGGACGCGAGGTAGAGGTCGCGGCCCGCCTTGGCCGGGTCTATGGGCCCCCGGCCCCCGTCGGTGACCCGCAGGAACTCCTCCTCCATCTTCGGGGTGCCGCAGACCGCCGTGGACAGCGAGAGTCCGGCGCGTTCCGGGTCGTAGGTGCCCTGGGTGAGTCCGGCGTCGCGTACGGCCTGGAGCACGGCCGCGACGGCGAACTGCGTGTACCGGTCGAGGCGCCGCACCTCGGGCGGCAGGGCCGGTATCTGGTCCTCGAATCCGGGGACCTCGGCGATCGAGTCCGACACGAAGTCGAAGTCGCCGAAGAGCGCCGAACTCGTGACGTCGGAAAGGGGTTTGGTGACGCTCTTTCCCGCGGAGATCGTTTCCCATAATGCTTCTGTGCCGATGCCGGCCGGGCTGACCACGCCAAGACCGGTGACGACCACTTCTCGCGCTTCTGGCGCTTCGCTCACTTCTCGCGGTTCTTGTACTTCTCGCGCTTCAGGCACTTCTCGCACGTGAATCACTGCCGCCTTTCTCCTGTCAGGACGGTGATGAGGCCGGGTGTGACGGACTCCTTTGCCGTCACTCCGCATTTCTCCATGACCGCGCGATACGCGGATTCCTCCCGGACCCCGCCCGCCTCGGTGTTCACCAGGAGGCTGAGCGCGATCATCGGGCGGTGCAGGGCGGGCAGCCCCGGCTGCTGGCGCATGACCTCGACGATCAGGAGGGTGCCGCCGGGCCGCAGCAGCCGCGCGCACTCCTGGACGAGGCCCTCGGTGGCGTCCGGGCCCGCGAAGCGGCTCAGGTGGGCGAGGACGACGGTGTCGAAGCAGCCGCCGGGGAAGGGCGCCTTGGGGAAGTCGCCCGCGTAGTCCCTGGTGAAGTCGGCGGGGACGAACCGGAACCGCTCCTTCACGCCGAACTCCGCCGCCCGTTCCCGCGCGGCGGTGAGCAGCTCCGGGGCGTCGTGGGCCACCACCCGTGCCTCAGGGTCGGCGGCGGCCAGGGCGATGCCCCACTCCCCCGCGCCGGACGCGAGGTCCAGGACGTGGCCCGCCTCCGGCAGGGCGAGCTCCCGCACCACGCGGAAGGCGGTGCGCACGCCCACCGGGAAGATCCCGGCGAACATCCCCGGGTACAGGCCCCGGTTCTCGGGCTCGCCCAGTTCACCGCCACCGTGCCCGCCGGCCCGCACCAGTTCGGTGAGGGTGCTCCACTGGTCCCACTCCGCGAGTACGTCGGCGAAGTGGTCGCCGAGGTAGCCCCGGGCACCCTCGACGAGGTAGGCGCGGGAGGCTGCGGTGAGGGCCCAGTTCTCCTCCGCGCCGCCCGCGACCAGGCCGAGCTCCTCCAGGGCGGCGAGCAGTGCGCGCAGCGCGTCGGTGTCGCAGCCCAGCTCGGCGGCGAGACCCCGGGTGCCGCGCGTGCCCCGGGCGAGGCCGGTGAAGACGCCCAGGTCCAGGGCCGTGCCGAGCACCCTGGATCGGGCGAAGCCGAAGTTCAGGGCGAGGAGGGGGCCGGGGTCCGGCGCTTCCTCGTACGGAGCGAGCGCGCGGCTGTGGGCCGCGGCCGTCGGGGCAATCACTTGCCGCCCTCCAGAAGGCTCACGTACTCGGGGTTGTGCGTGTACTCGTACGGGTCCTCGGAGAGGAAGACGTTCCGTACCGGGGGCCGCTCGCAGGGTGCGACGACCAGGAACCGGCAGGTCTGGTCCGGTCCCGTGACGAAGCCGTGGGGTTCGTTGCGGGGGATGAAGATGGCGTCGCCGGGGCCGACTTCCTCGGTCTTTCCGAGCTCGGGCATGACGAGCCCCATCGAGCCTTCGAGCACATAGATCTCGTGCTCCCACTCGTGGTAATGCGGCGGTGTGGAGCCGTTCGGCGAGACCTCGAATTCGGTGAGGACGAAGCGGTCGGCGCCGTCCGGTGTGTCGATGAGTTTCCGGTGGGTGGTTTCCTTCGCTCCCGGTTCGCGGACTATTTCGGCCTTGACCGCGGTCCTGTGCACGCGCTTCATGTGCTGCCTTTCTTCGAAGGGGGTGGCTGGGCGATCGGGCGCTCCCGCCATGTCCTTGGGGGCGCCGCAAATCGAACGTAAGTCAGCGTCGGCGAGCGCATCTATGGGCAGGGACCGCCGCCAACACCGGGACATGGAACCGGACTTGACGGGGACGCAGGCCCACGGGGGTGGGACAAAGTCCCGGCTGGGGGGCTACGCTCCTGAGGCCACCGCTTCGAAATCCGAAGCAGCGACGGCGGTCATGCAGCTCTACACGGCCAGGAGGAGCGAACCAGATGGGCGTAGACATACGTGAAGTGCTGGCACCGGACGCACCGGACGCACCGAGCGCGCTCGACCGGACCCGGCTTCTACTCGCGCGGGACGTCGTCTTCCACAGCCCGGTGGCCGACTACGGCGGGCGGGACGACGTGGCGCACCTGTTCGCGAAGATCGGGCAGTGCCTGGCGGGGCTGGAACCTCTTCAGGAGTTCACCGAGCCCGGGGCGGCGGGCGGGGATGGCCGGGAGAGCGTGACGACCTTCACGGCCAGGGTCGGTGAGGAGTCAGCGTACGGCGCGCTCGTCCAACGGACAGACGCGGGCGGCCAGTTGACGGAGGCAACGCTACTACTCCGACCGCTGAGCGCACTGAAGGCGGCGGTCTCCCGGATGGGTGAAGCGCTCAGCGCCGACCCTCTGCCGAGTCGGCGCTGACCTCGGTGGCCCAGCGCTCGGCCCACGCGTCGAGAGGGCGCAGGGCTTGGTGGGCATCGCGCCCGAGCGCGGTAAGGACGTAGGAACTGTCGGGCAGCTGCCGCACGAGCCGCGCTTCGAGCAGCTCGGTCAGCCGCTGCCGCAACACGCTGGACGACATGGCGTCACACCGCTCCTGCAACGCACGAAACCCCAACGGCTCGCCCCGCAACTCCCACACGACCCGCAGACTCCAACGCCGCCCGAACAGATCCAGGGCAGCCATCAGAGGCCGCCCGGTGGTGGAGGCGCGGGTCGGCTTACCGGGCAGGGGAGCACTCATCCGCCGACGCTAGCACTGCCACATGGACCTTTGCCGCGAGAGCGGCCGTCGGCGGGCGCGCGGCGGAGCGGGCCGTCCTCGGACACACGACAGGCCCCGCTTTCGTTTCTGTAGGCCCAATGGCCTCTCTCCGTATCTTGACCATGGTCCATGCGCGGTTCATCGTGGCGCCGTCTCGCACTGCCCGCCGCGTCCGCGCGGGCTTCGTCGAAACGGGAGGGTATCCCTACGTCATGCCCCTGGCCCGCCGCACCTTCCTCACCGCTCTTGCCGGAACCACCGGCGCCGCCGTCGCCTGTTCCGGGTCCGTCGCCGACGGGGCCGCGACCCCGGCCTCCGGGGCGGCAGCCGCAGTTGATGCCGCCCGGCGGCTGCTGCCCCGTCACTGGCAGCAGCTGACGTTCACGACCGCGGGTGCCGCCGACACCTTTCGGATCTCCGGGCGGCGCGGGCACATCGTCGTCGCCGGACCGACTCCCGCCGTCCAACTCACCGGGCTGCGTCACTACTTGAAACATTCCGCTCACGCCAGCATCACGTGGGCGGGCTCTCAGCTCGACCTGCCCGACCTGCTTCCCGGCCTCGACAAGGCCGTGACCAGGACCGCCAACGCCCCGCACCGCTTCGTCCTCAACGACACGAACGACGGCTACACGGGGGCGTACCACGACTGGTCGTACTGGGAGCGCGAGATCGACGTGCTCGCACTGCACGGCTACAACGAAGT
This Streptomyces sp. NBC_01283 DNA region includes the following protein-coding sequences:
- a CDS encoding winged helix-turn-helix transcriptional regulator is translated as MSAPLPGKPTRASTTGRPLMAALDLFGRRWSLRVVWELRGEPLGFRALQERCDAMSSSVLRQRLTELLEARLVRQLPDSSYVLTALGRDAHQALRPLDAWAERWATEVSADSAEGRR
- a CDS encoding beta-ketoacyl-[acyl-carrier-protein] synthase family protein, encoding MSEAPEAREVVVTGLGVVSPAGIGTEALWETISAGKSVTKPLSDVTSSALFGDFDFVSDSIAEVPGFEDQIPALPPEVRRLDRYTQFAVAAVLQAVRDAGLTQGTYDPERAGLSLSTAVCGTPKMEEEFLRVTDGGRGPIDPAKAGRDLYLASMSNTPGTILSALLGMQGPCVTLSTGCIGGVDAIGHAYDAIRHGDADVMIAGATEAPITPVTVASFEIINCLSRAHADRPEAASRPYDAGRDGFVLGEGCGIVVLESREHAERRGAAPYLTVDGFSHTSNAAHMTDLLSDGEDLTRAMTQAVAEAGLRPQDIDHVSSHGSSTPQNDTCETSALKLALGERARQIPVNSAKSMVGHALAAASAMEIVLCALAGKHSFVHPTANYENPDPTCDLDYVPGEGRPWHGEAILKGASGFAGLHAALVTRAVREGAHR
- a CDS encoding cupin domain-containing protein; the encoded protein is MKRVHRTAVKAEIVREPGAKETTHRKLIDTPDGADRFVLTEFEVSPNGSTPPHYHEWEHEIYVLEGSMGLVMPELGKTEEVGPGDAIFIPRNEPHGFVTGPDQTCRFLVVAPCERPPVRNVFLSEDPYEYTHNPEYVSLLEGGK
- a CDS encoding methyltransferase domain-containing protein, with the translated sequence MIAPTAAAHSRALAPYEEAPDPGPLLALNFGFARSRVLGTALDLGVFTGLARGTRGTRGLAAELGCDTDALRALLAALEELGLVAGGAEENWALTAASRAYLVEGARGYLGDHFADVLAEWDQWSTLTELVRAGGHGGGELGEPENRGLYPGMFAGIFPVGVRTAFRVVRELALPEAGHVLDLASGAGEWGIALAAADPEARVVAHDAPELLTAARERAAEFGVKERFRFVPADFTRDYAGDFPKAPFPGGCFDTVVLAHLSRFAGPDATEGLVQECARLLRPGGTLLIVEVMRQQPGLPALHRPMIALSLLVNTEAGGVREESAYRAVMEKCGVTAKESVTPGLITVLTGERRQ
- a CDS encoding beta-ketoacyl synthase is translated as MSVVITGIGAVTPAGTGIDPLWDSARDGVPQVAAIDRFDASGYATSAAGQADFDAAAELPSRFVKRTDRFTHLSVHAVRQALADARVTVGEDASAERTGVMVGNILGGWEFAERELRHLWTDGPRAVSPYQATAWFPAAPQGNICIDQGIKGPARTFVADRASGAYALIGGAETLLRDRADIVIAGGVEAPLSPYGWLCMETSGLGAKSRGSLGPHELYRPFDAGHGGSVFGEGAVFLVMERREHAERRGARILGELAGWGVSTDGYMPYYTVEPTGQVLGRAMRTATERAGISGSDIGAVFAHGSGIPFEDVTEGYALHEAFGPYVARQLPVTAPKSGFGHLLGAAAPADAALALRAMRDGVLPPTVNLDRPAPGIDLDLVAGQARPMADCAHTLVVSRGLGGVNACLLLRR
- the acpS gene encoding holo-ACP synthase gives rise to the protein MSVAEALTARGVLPRSSGIRAVGIDIVDVERLRAMAERRGQRLVERFFTVNELALCEGTSPRHRASCMAGRIAAKEAVRKALGGHGEGLGWRDVEIGREASGAPVPRLTGRAGEAFRLAGYSGLHVSISHEAGVAVAIAVAD